From a single Streptobacillus ratti genomic region:
- a CDS encoding proline--tRNA ligase, which translates to MRFSKSFIKTYKEVPKEAETISHQLMLRASMIRQLTRGVYTYLPLGLKVLKKIENIAREELNKINAQEILMPVLQPADLWQESGRWFSYGAELMRLHDRNNRDFVLGPTHEEVIVDLFRNTITSYKDLPLNIYQIQTKFRDERRPRFGLMRGREFIMKDAYSFHLTQECLDREYNNVKEAYCRIFERCGLNFRAVDADTGSIGGSESHEFMVLASSGEDDILYSDKSDYAANVEKAVSVLDFEVDNSEELSKELVATPEMKTIEEVSNFLDINTKKTIKSVLFKEEQEDKTFAYYVALIRGDLEINDVKVKNIFGAKVDLEMMNEKDLENLGFAGGYFSPLKEIPTLSKVKVVIDESVKYMKNFVGGANIDGHHYINLNLSDLHYDLVGDIRKAQKGDKALDGGVLDIARGIEVGHIFKLGKKYSMAMNTKVLNDKGVAENVIMGCYGIGISRVAAATIEQHFDDFGIIWPKSIAPYLVDLILVNTKDEVAKEVSEKIYSEMLSNNIDVIYDDRDEKAGFKFKDADLIGIPLKVIVGKGAVNGLVEVKHRDGSFAGEIKIEDLISYIKEFERK; encoded by the coding sequence ATGAGATTTTCTAAATCATTTATAAAAACATATAAAGAAGTGCCAAAAGAGGCAGAAACAATATCACATCAATTAATGCTTAGAGCATCTATGATTAGACAATTAACTAGAGGAGTATATACATATTTACCGTTAGGTTTAAAAGTACTAAAGAAGATAGAAAATATAGCAAGAGAAGAATTAAATAAAATTAATGCACAAGAAATATTGATGCCAGTATTACAACCAGCAGATTTATGGCAAGAATCTGGAAGATGGTTTTCATATGGTGCAGAACTTATGAGATTACATGATAGAAACAATAGAGATTTTGTTTTAGGGCCTACACATGAGGAAGTTATAGTAGATTTATTTAGAAATACTATAACATCATATAAGGATTTACCATTAAATATTTATCAAATACAAACAAAATTTAGAGATGAAAGAAGACCTAGATTTGGTCTAATGCGTGGAAGAGAATTCATAATGAAAGATGCTTATAGTTTCCATTTAACTCAAGAATGTTTAGATAGAGAATATAATAATGTTAAAGAAGCATATTGTAGAATATTTGAACGTTGTGGGCTTAACTTTAGAGCAGTAGATGCTGATACTGGAAGTATAGGTGGGTCTGAAAGTCATGAATTTATGGTACTTGCCTCAAGTGGAGAAGATGACATACTTTATTCAGATAAATCAGATTATGCAGCTAATGTTGAAAAAGCAGTTTCTGTTTTAGATTTTGAGGTTGACAACTCAGAAGAACTTTCTAAAGAATTGGTTGCTACACCAGAAATGAAAACTATAGAAGAAGTTTCAAATTTTCTTGATATAAATACTAAGAAAACTATTAAATCTGTTTTGTTTAAAGAAGAGCAAGAAGATAAAACTTTTGCATATTATGTAGCATTAATTAGAGGAGATTTAGAAATAAATGATGTAAAAGTTAAAAATATATTTGGTGCAAAAGTAGATCTTGAAATGATGAATGAAAAAGATTTAGAAAACTTAGGATTTGCAGGTGGATATTTTTCTCCATTAAAGGAAATACCAACACTTTCAAAAGTTAAAGTAGTTATAGATGAATCAGTAAAATATATGAAAAACTTTGTAGGTGGAGCAAATATTGATGGTCATCACTATATTAACTTAAATTTATCAGACTTACATTATGATTTAGTAGGAGATATTAGAAAAGCACAAAAAGGAGATAAAGCCTTAGATGGTGGAGTGTTAGATATTGCTAGAGGAATAGAAGTAGGGCATATATTTAAGTTAGGTAAAAAATATAGCATGGCTATGAATACAAAAGTATTAAATGATAAAGGTGTTGCAGAAAATGTAATTATGGGTTGCTATGGTATAGGTATTTCAAGGGTTGCAGCAGCGACTATTGAACAACATTTTGATGATTTTGGTATAATATGGCCTAAATCAATAGCTCCATATTTAGTAGACTTAATTTTAGTTAATACTAAAGATGAGGTTGCAAAAGAAGTTTCAGAAAAAATATATTCTGAAATGTTATCAAATAATATTGATGTAATTTATGATGATAGAGATGAAAAAGCAGGATTTAAATTTAAAGATGCTGACTTAATAGGGATACCTTTAAAAGTTATAGTAGGAAAAGGTGCTGTTAATGGTTTAGTAGAAGTTAAACATAGAGATGGTTCTTTTGCTGGTGAAATTAAGATAGAAGATTTAATATCATATATTAAAGAATTTGAAAGAAAATAG